One window from the genome of Dermacentor silvarum isolate Dsil-2018 chromosome 5, BIME_Dsil_1.4, whole genome shotgun sequence encodes:
- the LOC119452977 gene encoding uncharacterized protein LOC119452977 isoform X3, translated as MNFPRIFASKSSAFYTILRSSRSGIGRDQRQIRSDADGTSPAVLGAGPQGGGSGPNAVGSRPDGSSRAKVPPIELSPDSDVVTVADIERLGDAKLERTVRGYYDSGADREQTLRENVQAFSRLRFRPKVLVDVSKTSTSTRVLGREISMPIGIAPSAMQKLAHPIGEVGTAKAAEAAGTVMILSTLSTTSLEEVRRGAPNCLLWYQLYVYKNRSLTESLVRRAVQAGYSALVLTVDAPVFGLRIADVKNHFSLPPNLKLANLEGSLSDLSSVSGSGLTEYTSRLFNPSVTWEDVPWLRKISGLPVVIKGIVTPEAAMYAQTYGAAAVLVSNHGGRQLDGAPATIEALPEIVAATRGRMEVYLDGGVRSGADAAKALSLGARAVFVGRPALWGLSYNGTEGVARMLDILRSEFERTIALLGCPDSNKLTSRYVVREEYYSQLQWRNFPRQEL; from the exons ATGAACTTTCCGCGGATTTTCGCATCGAAATCATCCGCCTTCTACACCATTCTACGCAGCTCGAGAAGCGGCATCGGGAGAGACCAGAGGCAAATCC GGTCGGATGCGGACGGCACATCGCCAGCGGTGCTGGGAGCCGGACCTCAAGGAGGAGGGAGTGGCCCCAACGCCGTGGGTAGCAGACCGGACGGGAGTAGCCGCGCCAAGGTGCCACCCATCGAGCTCTCGCCAGACTCCGATGTCGTGACAGTGGCCGACATTGAGCGGCTGGGCGACGCCAAGCTGGAGCGCACCGTTCGCGGCTACTACGACAGCGGCGCCGACAGGGAGCAGACGCTCAGGGAGAACGTGCAGGCTTTCTCCAG GCTCCGCTTCCGACCCAAGGTGTTAGTGGACGTGTCCAAAACAAGCACGTCGACGAGGGTGCTCGGACGGGAGATATCGATGCCAATTGGCATAGCGCCATCGGCGATGCAGAAGCTGGCCCACCCCATTGGAGAGGTGGGAACCGCGAAAG CGGCCGAGGCCGCAGGTACGGTGATGATCCTTAGCACCCTGAGCACCACATCGCTGGAGGAGGTGCGTCGAGGCGCGCCCAACTGCCTGCTGTGGTACCAGCTGTACGTGTACAAGAACCGGTCCCTCACCGAATCGCTGGTCAGGCGTGCTGTCCAGGCGGGATACTCGGCTCTGGTGCTAACGGTCGACGCTCCCGTGTTCGGCCTCAGGATAGCCGACGTGAAGAACCACTTCAGTCTGCCCCCAAACCTCAA GCTTGCGAACCTGGAAGGTTCCCTGTCCGATCTGTCCTCAGTGTCTGGCTCGGGGCTGACAGAGTATACGAGCAGGCTCTTCAACCCATCGGTCACGTGGGAAGATGTGCCATGGCTTCGAAAAATATCCGGTCTACCCGTCGTCATCAAGGGCATCGTGACGC CCGAGGCAGCTATGTACGCGCAAACGTACGGAGCAGCCGCCGTCTTGGTATCCAATCACGGAGGTCGCCAGCTTGACGGGGCACCAGCTACG ATCGAGGCCCTCCCCGAGATCGTCGCGGCCACTCGGGGTCGAATGGAGGTCTACCTGGACGGCGGAGTGCGGAGCGGCGCCGACGCGGCCAAAGCGCTCAGCCTGGGCGCGCGCGCCGTGTTCGTGGGAAGGCCCGCCCTGTGGGGACTCTCGTATAAC GGTACGGAAGGTGTCGCCAGGATGCTTGACATATTGAGATCCGAGTTTGAGCGAACGATCGCTTTGCTTG GATGCCCGGACTCCAACAAGTTGACGTCGAGGTACGTCGTCCGTGAAGAGTACTACTCACAGCTCCAGTGGCGAAATTTCCCTCGCCAAGAACTCTGA